One part of the Vitis riparia cultivar Riparia Gloire de Montpellier isolate 1030 chromosome 8, EGFV_Vit.rip_1.0, whole genome shotgun sequence genome encodes these proteins:
- the LOC117920874 gene encoding U4/U6 small nuclear ribonucleoprotein PRP4-like protein, translated as MDVDKENPVSVSLAEPSAAVTDDQTPVSTIDPTPLPAMQPIIPSLVPPPIVPPIAPIPSVSAPILRPLAPLPVRPPVLRPPLPQNGEMRASDSDSDRDDSGRAQAASGSAVEYEISEESRQFRERQEKAKQEFLMKRRASALAVPTNDMAVRTRLRRLGEPITLFGEREMERRDRLRMIMAKLDAEGQLEKLMKAHEEEEAAAPVAMEEVEEETLQYPFYTEGSKSLLEARVEIAKYSIKRAASRLYRARRKRDDPDEDLDAEMDWVLKEAGSLVLDCSEIGDDRPLSGCSFSHDGKLLATCALSGVAKIWSMPQVNKVSALKGHTERATDVAFSPALNHLATASADRTARLWNAEGSLLKTFEGHLDRLARIAFHPSGKYLGTASFDKTWRLWDVETGEELLLQEGHSRSVYGISFHRDGSLAASCGLDALGRVWDLRSGRSILALEGHVKPVLGICFSPNGYHLATGAEDNTCRIWDLRKKKSLYVIPAHSNLVSQVKFEPQEGYFLVTASYDMTAKVWSARDFKPVKTLSGHEAKVTSLDITEDGHCIATVSHDRTIKLWSSAEIEKEKAMDID; from the exons ATGGATGTAGACAAGGAAAACCCTGTTTCAGTTTCACTTGCAGAACCTTCTGCAGCAGTCACTGATGATCAAACTCCAGTTTCAACCATTGATCCTACCCCACTACCAGCAATGCAACCTATTATTCCTTCATTAGTCCCCCCTCCAATTGTGCCTCCTATTGCTCCCATACCCTCAGTTTCTGCCCCAATCCTCCGGCCATTGGCTCCTCTCCCTGTGCGTCCACCTGTCCTTAGGCCACCCCTTCCACAAAATGGTGAGATGAGAGCCAGTGATTCAGATTCTGATCGTGATGACTCAGGCCGTGCCCAGGCAGCTTCAGGTTCAGCTGTAGAATATGAGATTTCAGAAGAGAGCAGACAGTTTAGAGAGCGGCAAGAAAAAGCAAAGCAGGAATTCTTGATGAAGCGTCGTGCTTCTGCTCTAGCAGTGCCTACTAATGACATGGCTGTACGGACTCGCCTTCGCCGGCTTGGTGAACCCATAACCCTTTTTGGAGAAAGAGAGATGGAAAGACGAGATCGGCTGAGGATGATTATGGCAAAACTGGATGCCGAGGGCCAATTGGAGAAGCTGATGAAAGCTCATGAGGAGGAGGAGGCTGCAGCTCCTGTTGCAATGGAAGAAGTTGAAGAGGAAACTCTTCAGTACCCATTCTATACTGAAGGTTCAAAATCTCTTTTAGAGGCTCGAGTTGAGATTGCTAAGTATTCGATTAAGAGAGCAGCTTCACGTCTTTACCGTGCAAGGAGGAAAAGGGATGATCCGGATGAAGATTTGGATGCAGAGATGGATTGGGTTTTGAAAGAGGCTGGGAGTTTGGTCTTAGATTGCAGTGAAATTGGAGATGATCGACCACTTTCTGGATGTTCTTTCTCACATGATGGAAAACTGCTTGCCACCTG TGCTCTAAGCGGAGTTGCTAAGATATGGAGCATGCCTCAAGTAAATAAGGTCTCTGCCCTAAAGGGACATACAGAACGTGCAACTGATGTTGCATTTTCTCCTGCACTCAACCATTTAGCAACTGCCTCTGCTGACCGAACTGCAAGGTTGTGGAATGCTGAAGGGTCTCTTCTGAAGACATTTGAGGGCCATCTGGACCGTCTTGCCCGCATAGCCTTTCATCCATCAGGGAAATACCTGGGCACAGCTAGCTTTGACAAGACTTGGAGATTATGGGATGTAGAGACTGGTGAGGAGTTGCTTCTTCAAGAAGGTCATAGTAGGAGTGTATATGGGATATCTTTCCACCGGGATGGATCTTTAGCAGCATCATGCGGACTGGATGCACTTGGTCGTGTATGGGACCTTCGGTCTGGGAGAAGCATTCTTGCATTGGAAGGCCATGTTAAGCCT GTTCTGGGGATATGTTTTTCCCCTAATGGTTATCATTTAGCCACTGGTGCTGAAGACAATACTTGTCGAATTTGGGatttaagaaagaagaaatccTTGTATGTAATTCCAGCTCACTCAAACCTTGTTTCACAAGTTAAATTTGAGCCTCAAGAAGGATACTTTTTGGTAACTGCTTCATATGATATGACAGCAAAG GTATGGTCAGCCCGAGATTTTAAGCCTGTTAAAACATTATCTGGACATGAAGCAAAAGTTACATCTTTGGATATAACGGAAG
- the LOC117919699 gene encoding uncharacterized protein LOC117919699: MGGRRRQGDYHHQESQKTRSLNRKPPLGNWQPTVPSWEKKFCSSVGSFSWQRLLENKRFIYLYDNVLQWNDSAGEEAFHNAKNRFWAQINGLPCDISLPDPDIYIDEIDWNCSIDPEMILDLEREPVDPDDCVKSEKVSSLGNSLLLLNQSFSCTGWGDAEEDIGKAADIPSGPGLWHHDQNVDNPWELSCTQNKGAVKATGWGDSEEEPVEATGWGDCGEPVEATGWGNTNEPVKATGWGNSNEPVKATGWGDRDHQPVEATGWGDYYGAMEVPIWKDGWNNSSGWNQYENKYNDLENLKDRRAGGVWGTGNGNSRGEEVGYMSRYRSSRFHDNEYQADHGWRSGGRKRANFLYDEGPFLDKKAASQPRNTIHHCGPVSHHGSGKAGNSWSWKKPVS; the protein is encoded by the exons ATGGGTGGTCGGAGACGACAAGGTGATTACCATCATCAAGAATCTCAGAAGACGAGATCACTCAACAGGAAACCTCCGCTGG GCAATTGGCAGCCCACTGTACCTTCATGGGAGAAGAAATTCTGCAGTTCCGTTGGATCATTTTCTTGGCAAAGGCTCTTGGAAAACAAGAGATTCATATACCTCTATGATAATGTGCTGCAGTGGAATGACTCTGCAGGTGAAGAGGCATTCCACAATGCAAAAAACCGATTTTGGGCACAGATTAATGGTCTCCCCTGTGACATATCATTGCCTGATCCGgatatttatattgatgaaaTTGATTGGAACTGTAGCATTGATCCTGAGATGATATTGGACTTGGAGCGGGAACCTGTGGATCCTGATGATTGTGTTAAAAGTGAAAAGGTTTCAAGTCTTGGTAATTCTCTCCTCCTActaaatcaatcattttcatgcACTGGATGGGGGGATGCTGAAGAGGATATTGGGAAAGCAGCTGATATTCCTTCAGGTCCTGGATTATGGCATCATGATCAAAATGTGGATAATCCTTGGGAACTTAGTTGTACTCAGAATAAGGGAGCTGTAAAAGCAACAGGCTGGGGAGATTCTGAGGAGGAGCCTGTGGAAGCAACGGGATGGGGAGATTGTGGGGAGCCTGTGGAAGCAACGGGATGGGGAAATACTAATGAGCCTGTGAAAGCAACAGGATGGGGAAATTCTAATGAGCCTGTGAAAGCAACAGGATGGGGAGACAGGGACCACCAGCCTGTGGAAGCAACAGGATGGGGGGACTATTATGGGGCCATGGAAGTACCTATATGGAAAGATGGATGGAATAATTCATCAGGTTGGAACCAGTATGAGAATAAGTATAACGATTTGGAGAATCTGAAAGATAGAAGAGCTGGTGGAGTTTGGGGAACAGGGAACGGGAATAGCAGGGGGGAGGAGGTAGGTTATATGTCAAGGTATCGATCCTCAAGGTTTCATGATAATGAGTATCAGGCAGATCATGGATGGAGGAGTGGAGGGAGGAAGAGAGCAaattttttgtatgatgaagGGCCATTTTTGGATAAGAAGGCTGCTTCGCAGCCAAGGAACACCATACATCATTGCGGTCCAGTGAGTCACCATGGATCAGGCAAAGCAGGAAATTCTTGGAGCTGGAAGAAGCCTGTTTCATAG